A single window of Drosophila suzukii chromosome 3, CBGP_Dsuzu_IsoJpt1.0, whole genome shotgun sequence DNA harbors:
- the Octbeta3R gene encoding octopamine receptor beta-3R isoform X1, producing MSGVNVADLLATTMTLPITAASTAAATFVAVSATTAASTNSSNSSHLQPATLTSHISTAAATTPTILPITSQFVDASLTSLSLTATSSSFSSSESPFEFLTSVGPNLTGSNGSEIVAEHPEELEESWMDLSILLLKGFIFSSIILAAVLGNALVIISVQRNRKLRVITNYFVVSLAMADMLVALCAMTFNASVELSGGKWMFGPFMCNVYNSLDVYFSTASILHLCCISVDRYYAIVRPLEYPLNMTHKTVCFMLANVWILPALISFTPIFLGWYTTEEHLREVSLHPDQCSFVVNKAYALISSSVSFWIPGIVMLVMYWRIFKEAIRQRKALSRTSSNILLNSVHMGHTQQPTNLSYLHPSDCDLNATSAREETHSALSNLEDMLQPATDEDDDRDECDELRVPSPPPRRLSRSSIDLRDLEQERYEKVTHTDSAPSMMALQQQQPTHNQLQPPAPVFNPQIWTEGKMMPSKELEKEYPGHPTAPQQQLSLTSGSGNSEPEPESTAYRVFGLNSDESECNDLYVDTHLPLAEDNKELKRLIEDNYLYFKRQTGGTIISGPGGGKYAALSETDFIRLKAGAAACGRKAIASSDSEFLRTISESRALPEQPLPSGKDKGFNILSLLSKTKRSSTECFALEKKRQQGNTGSEGSSFFRRSRNRKLSHSYNGCGGGKERKLERRQRQHSDTDSTPNKPDILLDINVLSEQSGASVIQQFSDGVQLIDFSEVKTPPERRRSDDELAQLADCFGESPQQPATPPPSLSPPELPEPSGLLIASSSELAEIFRSLSFPLGRPAGAPQRLSTLSDQVCANYLMSPPNTPAPTALSMPSGAPMDSSSSANAQSASINVYFLSPPPHAAGPGYTPSDASTVSLDVVTSLPMPVPVPQPNPQMPSQPSISPKPEIILDSTLSPVEGCGDEHRDVTSPLFKRKDSAGEADVSVSGGLGVGGGGGGGNGRQGRCSILAGYDGIQTVRKRQASVVTYDVNVINFSQENSDSRSYIPMGRVSTSSAKHEFSNKSSLIRRGGICIFVDEEEAEIIEQRPRGITFAAVPSPLPKCPLCGADISSTTTATANAGTTIDTTETTNASASASASANANASASSKRSIHEPTPDLGQGPRSTSRSRSSSSSTRFWHKRTAAVTACWQQSKNRKRRFKTGCSHCGATGGSVRPAKGWKAEHKAARTLGIIMGVFLLCWLPFFLWYVITSLCGPACPCPDVLVVVLFWIGYFNSTLNPLIYAYFNRDFREAFRNTLECVLPCLEKRNPYNAYYV from the exons ATGTCAGGGGTTAACGTGGCTGACCTTCTGGCCACGACAATGACATTGCCCATAACAGCCgcatcaacagcagcagcaacattcGTTGCAGTGAGTGCCACAACAGCAGCTTCAAcgaacagcagcaacagcagccaCCTGCAACCTGCAACATTAACTAGCCACATttccacagcagcagcaacaacgcCGACTATTCTGCCTATAACATCGCAATTTGTGGACGCCTCGTTGACTTCGCTATCACTGACAGCCACCTCGTCGTCCTTTTCGTCCTCGGAGTCCCCCTTCGAGTTCCTCACCTCAGTGGGGCCCAATCTCACGGGCTCCAATGGCAGTGAGATTGTCGCGGAGCACCCCGAGGAGCTGGAGGAGAGTTGGATGGATCTGTCGATTCTGCTGCTCAAAGGATTCATCTTCTCGTCAATTATCCTGGCCGCCGTGCTGGGCAATGCGTTGGTCATCATCTCAGTGCAGCGCAATCGAAAGCTGCG GGTGATAACCAATTACTTTGTTGTGTCGCTGGCGATGGCCGACATGCTGGTGGCCCTCTGTGCGATGACATTCAACGCCTCCGTGGAACTGTCCGGTGGAAAGTGGATGTTCGGACCGTTCATGTGCAATGTGTACAACAGCCTGGATGTTTACTTTTCCACGGCCAGCATACTGCACCTGTGCTGCATATCGGTGGACAG ATACTACGCCATCGTGCGTCCGCTGGAGTATCCATTGAATATGACACACAAAACGGTCTGCTTCATGCTCGCCAACGTATGGATCCTGCCCGCCCTCATATCCTTCACGCCCATCTTCCTGGGATGGTACACCACGGAGGAGCATCTGCGGGAGGTGTCTCTGCACCCCGACCAGTGCTCGTTTGTGGTCAACAAGGCCTACGCCCTCATCTCCAGCTCGGTGAGCTTCTGGATACCCGGCATCGTGATGCTGGTGATGTACTGGCGCATCTTTAA GGAGGCGATACGGCAGCGCAAGGCCCTCAGTCGCACCAGCTCCAACATCCTGCTGAACAGCGTCCACATGGGCCACACCCAGCAGCCCACCAACCTGAGCTATCTGCATCCCAGCGACTGCGATCTCAACGCGACTTCCGCCCGCGAGGAGACGCACAGTGCCCTGAGCAACTTGGAG GACATGCTGCAGCCGGCCACCGACGAGGACGACGACAGGGACGAGTGCGATGAACTGCGAGTGCCGTCGCCGCCGCCACGCCGCCTTAGCCGCAGCAGCATCGACCTGCGGGACCTGGAGCAGGAGCGGTACGAGAAGGTCACCCACACGGACAGCGCCCCCTCCATGATGGccctgcagcagcagcagcccaCCCACAACCAGTTGCAGCCACCGGCGCCAGTGTTCAACCCGCAGATATGGACGGAGGGCAAGATGATGCCCTCGAAGGAGCTGGAGAAGGAGTATCCCGGTCATCCCACGGcgccgcagcagcagctcaGCCTCACGAGCGGCAGTGGGAACAGCGAACCGGAGCCGGAGTCCACGGCCTACCGGGTCTTTGGCCTCAACAGTGACGAGAGCGAGTGCAACGACCTCTACGTGGATACTCACCTCCCGCTGGCCGAGGACAACAAGGAGCTGAAGCGCCTGATCGAGGACAACTATCTGTACTTCAAGCGGCAGACCGGCGGCACCATCATCAGTGGTCCTGGTGGCGGAAAATACGCCGCCCTCAGCGAGACGGATTTCATTCGGCTGAAAGCAGGAGCAGCGGCCTGCGGAAGGAAGGCCATTGCCTCCAGCGACTCGGAGTTCCTGCGGACCATCAGCGAATCCCGGGCCCTGCCGGAGCAACCGCTGCCAAGTGGCAAGGATAAGGGCTTCAACATCCTCTCCCTGCTATCCAAGACGAAGCGCTCGAGCACCGAGTGCTTTGCGCTGGAGAAGAAGCGCCAGCAGGGCAACACGGGCTCCGAGGGATCCAGCTTCTTCCGGCGCTCCCGGAACCGGAAGTTGTCGCACAGCTACAACGGATGCGGCGGCGGCAAGGAACGCAAACTTGAGCGACGCCAGCGGCAGCACAGCGACACGGACTCCACGCCCAACAAGCCGGACATCCTGCTGGACATCAATGTCCTGAGCGAGCAGTCAGGCGCCAGTGTGATCCAGCAGTTCAGCGATGGAGTGCAGCTGATCGACTTCAGCGAGGTGAAGACTCCGCCGGAGAGGAGGCGCAGCGATGATGAGCTGGCCCAGCTGGCCGATTGCTTTGGGGAGTCGCCCCAGCAGCCGGCCACGCCGCCGCCATCGTTGTCTCCTCCAGAGTTGCCGGAACCGAGTGGCCTGCTCATCGCCAGCAGCTCGGAGCTGGCCGAGATCTTTCGATCCCTAAGCTTTCCGCTGGGCCGACCAGCTGGAGCTCCCCAGCGTTTGAGCACGCTGAGCGACCAGGTATGCGCTAACTATCTGATGTCCCCACCGAACACACCGGCTCCCACGGCCCTGTCCATGCCCAGTGGAGCTCCGATGGACTCCTCTTCCTCGGCCAACGCGCAGTCGGCGTCCATCAATGTGTACTTCCTGTCGCCGCCGCCACATGCCGCCGGACCTGGTTATACGCCCAGTGACGCCTCCACCGTGTCCCTGGATGTGGTGACCAGCCTGCCCATGCCCGTGCCAGTGCCCCAGCCAAATCCCCAAATGCCCTCGCAGCCGAGCATATCGCCCAAGCCGGAGATCATCCTGGACTCCACGCTGTCGCCCGTCGAAGGTTGTGGCGATGAGCACCGGGATGTCACGTCGccgctgtttaagcgcaaaGATAGCGCAGGCGAAGCGGACGTGAGTGTTTCCGGCGGACTTGGTGTGGGTGGTGGCGggggaggaggcaatggacgccaagGACGCTGCAGCATCCTGGCCGGCTACGATGGCATCCAGACCGTGCGCAAGCGACAGGCGTCCGTGGTGACCTACGACGTGAATGTCATCAACTTCTCGCAGGAGAACAGCGACAGTCGCAGCTACATCCCCATGGGCCGCGTTTCCACCAGTTCAGCAA AGCACGAATTTTCCAATAAATCCTCGCTGATCCGACGCGGCGGCATCTGCATCTTTGTGGATGAGGAGGAGGCCGAGATCATTGAGCAGCGGCCCAGGGGCATCACCTTCGCCGCGGTGCCCAGTCCGCTGCCCAAGTGTCCGCTCTGCGGCGCCGACatcagcagcaccaccaccgCAACCGCAAACGCCGGCACCACAATCGACACCACTGAAACCACCAATGCAAGTGCAAGTGCAAGTGCAAgtgcaaatgcaaatgcaagTGCTAGTAGTAAACGTAGTATTCACGAGCCAACTCCAGATCTTGGCCAGGGGCCCAGGTCCACGTCCAGGTCCAGGTCGAGCTCCAGTTCCACTCGCTTCTGGCACAAACGAACGGCGGCGGTCACAGCATGTTGGCAGCAGAGCAAGAACCGGAAGCGCCGCTTCAAGACCGGATGCAGTCACTGTGGTGCAACCG GCGGCTCCGTGCGACCGGCCAAAGGATGGAAGGCCGAACACAAGGCCGCCCGCACCCTGGGCATCATCATGGGCGTCTTTCTGCTCTGCTGGCTGCCCTTCTTTCTGTG GTATGTCATCACATCGCTCTGCGGTCCGGCCTGCCCCTGTCCCGATGTTCTGGTCGTGGTGTTATTCTGGATCGGTTACTTCAACTCGACGCTGAATCCGCTTATATATGCCTACTTTAATCGCGATTTCCGCGAGGCATTCCGCAACACGCTGGAATGTGTGTTGCCCTGTCTGGAGAAACGAAATCCCTACAACGCCTACTACGTCTAG
- the Octbeta3R gene encoding octopamine receptor beta-3R isoform X2, producing the protein MSGVNVADLLATTMTLPITAASTAAATFVAVSATTAASTNSSNSSHLQPATLTSHISTAAATTPTILPITSQFVDASLTSLSLTATSSSFSSSESPFEFLTSVGPNLTGSNGSEIVAEHPEELEESWMDLSILLLKGFIFSSIILAAVLGNALVIISVQRNRKLRVITNYFVVSLAMADMLVALCAMTFNASVELSGGKWMFGPFMCNVYNSLDVYFSTASILHLCCISVDRYYAIVRPLEYPLNMTHKTVCFMLANVWILPALISFTPIFLGWYTTEEHLREVSLHPDQCSFVVNKAYALISSSVSFWIPGIVMLVMYWRIFKEAIRQRKALSRTSSNILLNSVHMGHTQQPTNLSYLHPSDCDLNATSAREETHSALSNLEDMLQPATDEDDDRDECDELRVPSPPPRRLSRSSIDLRDLEQERYEKVTHTDSAPSMMALQQQQPTHNQLQPPAPVFNPQIWTEGKMMPSKELEKEYPGHPTAPQQQLSLTSGSGNSEPEPESTAYRVFGLNSDESECNDLYVDTHLPLAEDNKELKRLIEDNYLYFKRQTGGTIISGPGGGKYAALSETDFIRLKAGAAACGRKAIASSDSEFLRTISESRALPEQPLPSGKDKGFNILSLLSKTKRSSTECFALEKKRQQGNTGSEGSSFFRRSRNRKLSHSYNGCGGGKERKLERRQRQHSDTDSTPNKPDILLDINVLSEQSGASVIQQFSDGVQLIDFSEVKTPPERRRSDDELAQLADCFGESPQQPATPPPSLSPPELPEPSGLLIASSSELAEIFRSLSFPLGRPAGAPQRLSTLSDQVCANYLMSPPNTPAPTALSMPSGAPMDSSSSANAQSASINVYFLSPPPHAAGPGYTPSDASTVSLDVVTSLPMPVPVPQPNPQMPSQPSISPKPEIILDSTLSPVEGCGDEHRDVTSPLFKRKDSAGEADVSVSGGLGVGGGGGGGNGRQGRCSILAGYDGIQTVRKRQASVVTYDVNVINFSQENSDSRSYIPMGRVSTSSASGSVRPAKGWKAEHKAARTLGIIMGVFLLCWLPFFLWYVITSLCGPACPCPDVLVVVLFWIGYFNSTLNPLIYAYFNRDFREAFRNTLECVLPCLEKRNPYNAYYV; encoded by the exons ATGTCAGGGGTTAACGTGGCTGACCTTCTGGCCACGACAATGACATTGCCCATAACAGCCgcatcaacagcagcagcaacattcGTTGCAGTGAGTGCCACAACAGCAGCTTCAAcgaacagcagcaacagcagccaCCTGCAACCTGCAACATTAACTAGCCACATttccacagcagcagcaacaacgcCGACTATTCTGCCTATAACATCGCAATTTGTGGACGCCTCGTTGACTTCGCTATCACTGACAGCCACCTCGTCGTCCTTTTCGTCCTCGGAGTCCCCCTTCGAGTTCCTCACCTCAGTGGGGCCCAATCTCACGGGCTCCAATGGCAGTGAGATTGTCGCGGAGCACCCCGAGGAGCTGGAGGAGAGTTGGATGGATCTGTCGATTCTGCTGCTCAAAGGATTCATCTTCTCGTCAATTATCCTGGCCGCCGTGCTGGGCAATGCGTTGGTCATCATCTCAGTGCAGCGCAATCGAAAGCTGCG GGTGATAACCAATTACTTTGTTGTGTCGCTGGCGATGGCCGACATGCTGGTGGCCCTCTGTGCGATGACATTCAACGCCTCCGTGGAACTGTCCGGTGGAAAGTGGATGTTCGGACCGTTCATGTGCAATGTGTACAACAGCCTGGATGTTTACTTTTCCACGGCCAGCATACTGCACCTGTGCTGCATATCGGTGGACAG ATACTACGCCATCGTGCGTCCGCTGGAGTATCCATTGAATATGACACACAAAACGGTCTGCTTCATGCTCGCCAACGTATGGATCCTGCCCGCCCTCATATCCTTCACGCCCATCTTCCTGGGATGGTACACCACGGAGGAGCATCTGCGGGAGGTGTCTCTGCACCCCGACCAGTGCTCGTTTGTGGTCAACAAGGCCTACGCCCTCATCTCCAGCTCGGTGAGCTTCTGGATACCCGGCATCGTGATGCTGGTGATGTACTGGCGCATCTTTAA GGAGGCGATACGGCAGCGCAAGGCCCTCAGTCGCACCAGCTCCAACATCCTGCTGAACAGCGTCCACATGGGCCACACCCAGCAGCCCACCAACCTGAGCTATCTGCATCCCAGCGACTGCGATCTCAACGCGACTTCCGCCCGCGAGGAGACGCACAGTGCCCTGAGCAACTTGGAG GACATGCTGCAGCCGGCCACCGACGAGGACGACGACAGGGACGAGTGCGATGAACTGCGAGTGCCGTCGCCGCCGCCACGCCGCCTTAGCCGCAGCAGCATCGACCTGCGGGACCTGGAGCAGGAGCGGTACGAGAAGGTCACCCACACGGACAGCGCCCCCTCCATGATGGccctgcagcagcagcagcccaCCCACAACCAGTTGCAGCCACCGGCGCCAGTGTTCAACCCGCAGATATGGACGGAGGGCAAGATGATGCCCTCGAAGGAGCTGGAGAAGGAGTATCCCGGTCATCCCACGGcgccgcagcagcagctcaGCCTCACGAGCGGCAGTGGGAACAGCGAACCGGAGCCGGAGTCCACGGCCTACCGGGTCTTTGGCCTCAACAGTGACGAGAGCGAGTGCAACGACCTCTACGTGGATACTCACCTCCCGCTGGCCGAGGACAACAAGGAGCTGAAGCGCCTGATCGAGGACAACTATCTGTACTTCAAGCGGCAGACCGGCGGCACCATCATCAGTGGTCCTGGTGGCGGAAAATACGCCGCCCTCAGCGAGACGGATTTCATTCGGCTGAAAGCAGGAGCAGCGGCCTGCGGAAGGAAGGCCATTGCCTCCAGCGACTCGGAGTTCCTGCGGACCATCAGCGAATCCCGGGCCCTGCCGGAGCAACCGCTGCCAAGTGGCAAGGATAAGGGCTTCAACATCCTCTCCCTGCTATCCAAGACGAAGCGCTCGAGCACCGAGTGCTTTGCGCTGGAGAAGAAGCGCCAGCAGGGCAACACGGGCTCCGAGGGATCCAGCTTCTTCCGGCGCTCCCGGAACCGGAAGTTGTCGCACAGCTACAACGGATGCGGCGGCGGCAAGGAACGCAAACTTGAGCGACGCCAGCGGCAGCACAGCGACACGGACTCCACGCCCAACAAGCCGGACATCCTGCTGGACATCAATGTCCTGAGCGAGCAGTCAGGCGCCAGTGTGATCCAGCAGTTCAGCGATGGAGTGCAGCTGATCGACTTCAGCGAGGTGAAGACTCCGCCGGAGAGGAGGCGCAGCGATGATGAGCTGGCCCAGCTGGCCGATTGCTTTGGGGAGTCGCCCCAGCAGCCGGCCACGCCGCCGCCATCGTTGTCTCCTCCAGAGTTGCCGGAACCGAGTGGCCTGCTCATCGCCAGCAGCTCGGAGCTGGCCGAGATCTTTCGATCCCTAAGCTTTCCGCTGGGCCGACCAGCTGGAGCTCCCCAGCGTTTGAGCACGCTGAGCGACCAGGTATGCGCTAACTATCTGATGTCCCCACCGAACACACCGGCTCCCACGGCCCTGTCCATGCCCAGTGGAGCTCCGATGGACTCCTCTTCCTCGGCCAACGCGCAGTCGGCGTCCATCAATGTGTACTTCCTGTCGCCGCCGCCACATGCCGCCGGACCTGGTTATACGCCCAGTGACGCCTCCACCGTGTCCCTGGATGTGGTGACCAGCCTGCCCATGCCCGTGCCAGTGCCCCAGCCAAATCCCCAAATGCCCTCGCAGCCGAGCATATCGCCCAAGCCGGAGATCATCCTGGACTCCACGCTGTCGCCCGTCGAAGGTTGTGGCGATGAGCACCGGGATGTCACGTCGccgctgtttaagcgcaaaGATAGCGCAGGCGAAGCGGACGTGAGTGTTTCCGGCGGACTTGGTGTGGGTGGTGGCGggggaggaggcaatggacgccaagGACGCTGCAGCATCCTGGCCGGCTACGATGGCATCCAGACCGTGCGCAAGCGACAGGCGTCCGTGGTGACCTACGACGTGAATGTCATCAACTTCTCGCAGGAGAACAGCGACAGTCGCAGCTACATCCCCATGGGCCGCGTTTCCACCAGTTCAGCAA GCGGCTCCGTGCGACCGGCCAAAGGATGGAAGGCCGAACACAAGGCCGCCCGCACCCTGGGCATCATCATGGGCGTCTTTCTGCTCTGCTGGCTGCCCTTCTTTCTGTG GTATGTCATCACATCGCTCTGCGGTCCGGCCTGCCCCTGTCCCGATGTTCTGGTCGTGGTGTTATTCTGGATCGGTTACTTCAACTCGACGCTGAATCCGCTTATATATGCCTACTTTAATCGCGATTTCCGCGAGGCATTCCGCAACACGCTGGAATGTGTGTTGCCCTGTCTGGAGAAACGAAATCCCTACAACGCCTACTACGTCTAG